The following proteins come from a genomic window of Gadus morhua chromosome 11, gadMor3.0, whole genome shotgun sequence:
- the dedd1 gene encoding death effector domain-containing 1 isoform X3 produces MRVSSDMEFIQTPSCLNDSFYWDETECLNYYGMLSLHEVFQIVGSQLTVEDIEVLSFLLDESFCAQHPLDPAAWTVKPCEEDPTDPGVPPTAELLSAWRRLKPQGNPGNTASLHTPKSGLDLLLQLERRGYLSEENLEPLLQLLRVLTRHDLLPLVSRKKRRTERIVPYFSTENKMMPVSTITHRRTDTSSPSLPGDPACRTRRRKRGYGWSRRPKRSNQPGPPQLLQTDAVNFAYVRLRVRAEYMEHDAALRSGVSSDKPNPLERQFELFSRASSLLGARSLGSVGCSIKFTEWEYLQVFWEDYLSGVLLESLKCVFITDSMRQAAGRQGVRLLINVDQDDYEEGCRVLAAGRKRLRRPSVSGAAS; encoded by the exons ATGAGAGTATCCTCGGACATGGAGTTCATTCAGACTCCAAGCTGTCTCAATGATTCGTTTTACTGGGATGAAACTGAATGCCTCAACTACTACGGGATGCTTTCCCTTCACGAGGTGTTCCAAATAGTTGGCTCTCAACTGACAGTGGAGGACATTGAGGTGCTGTCGTTTCTGCTGGACGAATCGTTTTGTGCACAACACCCCCTTGATCCAGCAGCGTGGACAGTCAAGCCCTGCGAGGAAGACCCAACTGACCCAGGCGTGCCCCCTACTGCTGAGCTCCTTAGTGCGTGGAGGAGGTTGAAACCCCAGGGTAACCCAGGGAATACGGCCTCCCTGCACACCCCTAAAAGCGGCCTggatctgctgctgcagctggagaGACGAGGTTACCTCAGTGAAGAAAACCTGGAGCCCTTGCTCCAGCTCCTGAGAGTCCTCACTCGTCACGATCTCTTGCCCTTAGTTTCACGCAAGAAAAGGAGGACAG AACGAATAGTTCCCTACTTTTCTACAGAGAACAAAATGATGCCTGTGTCAACAATAACACACCGGAGAACTG ATACTAGCAGCCCCTCCCTGCCTGGGGACCCTGCCTGCAGGACGAGGAGACGGAAGAGGGGTTACGGCTGGAGCCGCAGGCCCAAGCGGTCCAACCAGCCGGGCCCTCCGCAGCTGCTGCAAACAGACGCAGTTAACTTCG CTTACGTGCGGCTGCGCGTGCGCGCCGAGTACATGGAGCACGACGCGGCGCTGCGCAGCGGCGTGTCGTCGGACAAACCCAACCCGCTGGAGCGGCAGTTTGAGCTGTTCAGCCGCGCCAGCTCCCTGCTGGGCGCCCGCAGCCTGGGCTCGGTGGGCTGCAGCATAAAGTTCACGGAGTGGGAGTACCTGCAGGTCTTCTGGGAGGACTACCTGAGCGGGGTGCTGCTGGAGTCCCTGAAGTGCGTGTTCATCACCGACTCCATGCGGCAGGCGGCGGGGCGGCAGGGCGTGCGGCTGCTGATCAACGTGGACCAGGACGACTACGAGGAGGGCTGCCGGGTCCTGGCGGCCGGCCGGAAGAGGTTGAGGAGGCCCTCCGTCAGCG gAGCTGCATCTTAA
- the dedd1 gene encoding death effector domain-containing 1 isoform X1: MRVSSDMEFIQTPSCLNDSFYWDETECLNYYGMLSLHEVFQIVGSQLTVEDIEVLSFLLDESFCAQHPLDPAAWTVKPCEEDPTDPGVPPTAELLSAWRRLKPQGNPGNTASLHTPKSGLDLLLQLERRGYLSEENLEPLLQLLRVLTRHDLLPLVSRKKRRTVSPERIVPYFSTENKMMPVSTITHRRTDTSSPSLPGDPACRTRRRKRGYGWSRRPKRSNQPGPPQLLQTDAVNFAYVRLRVRAEYMEHDAALRSGVSSDKPNPLERQFELFSRASSLLGARSLGSVGCSIKFTEWEYLQVFWEDYLSGVLLESLKCVFITDSMRQAAGRQGVRLLINVDQDDYEEGCRVLAAGRKRLRRPSVSGAAS, from the exons ATGAGAGTATCCTCGGACATGGAGTTCATTCAGACTCCAAGCTGTCTCAATGATTCGTTTTACTGGGATGAAACTGAATGCCTCAACTACTACGGGATGCTTTCCCTTCACGAGGTGTTCCAAATAGTTGGCTCTCAACTGACAGTGGAGGACATTGAGGTGCTGTCGTTTCTGCTGGACGAATCGTTTTGTGCACAACACCCCCTTGATCCAGCAGCGTGGACAGTCAAGCCCTGCGAGGAAGACCCAACTGACCCAGGCGTGCCCCCTACTGCTGAGCTCCTTAGTGCGTGGAGGAGGTTGAAACCCCAGGGTAACCCAGGGAATACGGCCTCCCTGCACACCCCTAAAAGCGGCCTggatctgctgctgcagctggagaGACGAGGTTACCTCAGTGAAGAAAACCTGGAGCCCTTGCTCCAGCTCCTGAGAGTCCTCACTCGTCACGATCTCTTGCCCTTAGTTTCACGCAAGAAAAGGAGGACAG TGTCTCCAGAACGAATAGTTCCCTACTTTTCTACAGAGAACAAAATGATGCCTGTGTCAACAATAACACACCGGAGAACTG ATACTAGCAGCCCCTCCCTGCCTGGGGACCCTGCCTGCAGGACGAGGAGACGGAAGAGGGGTTACGGCTGGAGCCGCAGGCCCAAGCGGTCCAACCAGCCGGGCCCTCCGCAGCTGCTGCAAACAGACGCAGTTAACTTCG CTTACGTGCGGCTGCGCGTGCGCGCCGAGTACATGGAGCACGACGCGGCGCTGCGCAGCGGCGTGTCGTCGGACAAACCCAACCCGCTGGAGCGGCAGTTTGAGCTGTTCAGCCGCGCCAGCTCCCTGCTGGGCGCCCGCAGCCTGGGCTCGGTGGGCTGCAGCATAAAGTTCACGGAGTGGGAGTACCTGCAGGTCTTCTGGGAGGACTACCTGAGCGGGGTGCTGCTGGAGTCCCTGAAGTGCGTGTTCATCACCGACTCCATGCGGCAGGCGGCGGGGCGGCAGGGCGTGCGGCTGCTGATCAACGTGGACCAGGACGACTACGAGGAGGGCTGCCGGGTCCTGGCGGCCGGCCGGAAGAGGTTGAGGAGGCCCTCCGTCAGCG gAGCTGCATCTTAA
- the dedd1 gene encoding death effector domain-containing 1 isoform X2, whose amino-acid sequence MRVSSDMEFIQTPSCLNDSFYWDETECLNYYGMLSLHEVFQIVGSQLTVEDIEVLSFLLDESFCAQHPLDPAAWTVKPCEEDPTDPGVPPTAELLSAWRRLKPQGNPGNTASLHTPKSGLDLLLQLERRGYLSEENLEPLLQLLRVLTRHDLLPLVSRKKRRTVSPERIVPYFSTENKMMPVSTITHRRTDTSSPSLPGDPACRTRRRKRGYGWSRRPKRSNQPGPPQLLQTDAVNFAYVRLRVRAEYMEHDAALRSGVSSDKPNPLERQFELFSRASSLLGARSLGSVGCSIKFTEWEYLQVFWEDYLSGVLLESLKCVFITDSMRQAAGRQGVRLLINVDQDDYEEGCRVLAAGRKRLRRPSVSGG is encoded by the exons ATGAGAGTATCCTCGGACATGGAGTTCATTCAGACTCCAAGCTGTCTCAATGATTCGTTTTACTGGGATGAAACTGAATGCCTCAACTACTACGGGATGCTTTCCCTTCACGAGGTGTTCCAAATAGTTGGCTCTCAACTGACAGTGGAGGACATTGAGGTGCTGTCGTTTCTGCTGGACGAATCGTTTTGTGCACAACACCCCCTTGATCCAGCAGCGTGGACAGTCAAGCCCTGCGAGGAAGACCCAACTGACCCAGGCGTGCCCCCTACTGCTGAGCTCCTTAGTGCGTGGAGGAGGTTGAAACCCCAGGGTAACCCAGGGAATACGGCCTCCCTGCACACCCCTAAAAGCGGCCTggatctgctgctgcagctggagaGACGAGGTTACCTCAGTGAAGAAAACCTGGAGCCCTTGCTCCAGCTCCTGAGAGTCCTCACTCGTCACGATCTCTTGCCCTTAGTTTCACGCAAGAAAAGGAGGACAG TGTCTCCAGAACGAATAGTTCCCTACTTTTCTACAGAGAACAAAATGATGCCTGTGTCAACAATAACACACCGGAGAACTG ATACTAGCAGCCCCTCCCTGCCTGGGGACCCTGCCTGCAGGACGAGGAGACGGAAGAGGGGTTACGGCTGGAGCCGCAGGCCCAAGCGGTCCAACCAGCCGGGCCCTCCGCAGCTGCTGCAAACAGACGCAGTTAACTTCG CTTACGTGCGGCTGCGCGTGCGCGCCGAGTACATGGAGCACGACGCGGCGCTGCGCAGCGGCGTGTCGTCGGACAAACCCAACCCGCTGGAGCGGCAGTTTGAGCTGTTCAGCCGCGCCAGCTCCCTGCTGGGCGCCCGCAGCCTGGGCTCGGTGGGCTGCAGCATAAAGTTCACGGAGTGGGAGTACCTGCAGGTCTTCTGGGAGGACTACCTGAGCGGGGTGCTGCTGGAGTCCCTGAAGTGCGTGTTCATCACCGACTCCATGCGGCAGGCGGCGGGGCGGCAGGGCGTGCGGCTGCTGATCAACGTGGACCAGGACGACTACGAGGAGGGCTGCCGGGTCCTGGCGGCCGGCCGGAAGAGGTTGAGGAGGCCCTCCGTCAGCGGTGGGTAG
- the rabac1 gene encoding prenylated Rab acceptor protein 1 → MTTGAPKGENCLVDMDSKAGGLFSAEESHPTGTGGAGIMSRIWLPKGISASLIKEWLEKRRMSIRPWAGFVDQRKFSKPRNFGELCQRMVKNVDTYNSNYTFIFLGLILYCIVSSPMLLIALAVFVGAFYIIHLKSMESKLVILGRELNVPHQLGLAGAVSLPVFWLAGAGAAVFWVLGATLFVIGSHAGFRELEGSDMEELLMEPV, encoded by the exons ATGACAACCGGAGCCCCCAAGGGTGAAAACTGCCTGGTGGACATGGACAGCAAGGCAGGAGGGTTGTTCAGCGCGGAGGAATCCCACCCCACTGGAACCGGTGGAGCAGGAATCATGTCGAG GATCTGGCTGCCTAAGGGCATCTCGGCCAGCCTGATCAAGGAGTGGCTGGAGAAGCGGCGGATGTCCATCCGACCGTGGGCCGGCTTCGTTGACCAGCGCAAGTTCTCCAAGCCGCGCAACTTTGGCGAGCTGTGTCAGAGGATGGTGAAGAACGTGGACACCTACAACAGCAACTACACCTTTATCTTCCTCGGCCTGATCCTCTACTGCAT TGTCAGCTCCCCCATGCTGTTGATCGCCCTGGCGGTGTTCGTCGGTGCCTTCTACATTATTCACCTCAAGTCCATGGAATCCAAGTTGGTCATACTTG GCAGGGAGCTGAACGTCCCTCATCAGCTGGGTCTGGCGGGAGCCGTGTCCCTGCCTGTGTTCTGGTTGGCCGGCGCTGGCGCCGCCGTCTTCTGGGTTCTCG GAGCAACGCTGTTTGTGATTGGCTCCCACGCCGGCTTCCGCGAGCTGGAGGGATCGGACATGGAGGAGCTGCTGATGGAGCCCGTGTAG